The DNA segment AAGGAATATGAAGCTTGTGAATGCGAACAGTCTGGCGACGAGCATGGGGCGTCCTCCCTGTTGCGGTGCGCCATCCTAGAGCGAAGTGCAGTGGATGCGAAGCAGGTTGTGGTTGATGTTGCGCAAATGTGAAGAGCGCCGGAATGGCCGTGCTGCTGGACGTTGCGCCTCAATTTCACTATAAGGCGCGGCAATCTGAACATGCAGAATAAGCCCGGAGAAGGAGCCCCATGGCCGGCCATTCCCAATTTAAGAACATCATGCACCGCAAGGGTCGTCAGGACGCAGTGCGCTCCAAGATGTTCTCCAAGCTCGCTCGCGAAATCACGGTTGCTGCCAAGGCCGGCTTGCCTGACCCTGCGATGAATCCGCGCCTGCGTCTGGCCATTCAGAACGCCAAGGCGCAGTCCATGCCAAAGGACAATATCGAGCGCGCCATCAAGAAGGCATCCGGTTCGGATTCGGAAAACTATGATGAGGTACGCTACGAGGGATACGGTCCCGGGGGCGTGGCCGTCATCGTCGAGGCGTTGACCGACAACCGCAATCGCTCGGCCTCCAATATCCGCGCTGCCTTCACCAAATCGGGCGGTTCACTTGGCGAGACGGGGTCCGTCGCCTTCATGTTCGATCGCGTCGGAGAGATCATCTATCCTGCTTCTGCAGGCGATGCCGAGAAGGTCATGGAAGCGGCCATCGAGGCTGGCGCACAAGACGTGCAGTCGGATGAGAACGGCCATGTCATCATCTGCACATTCGAGGATATTGGCGACGTTACCACTGCCCTTGAGGAAAGCCTGGGCGAGGCGGAATCGGTCAAGGCCATCTGGAAGCCGCAGACGGGTACACCCGTTGACGAGGAGCGCGCGCAGTCGATCCTCAAGCTCATTGCGACCCTCGAAGATGATGATGACGTGCAGAACGTCTATGCGAATTTCGAGGTCGACGACGAGACAATGGCCAAGCTCAGCGCGGCCTGATTTCGGGAGCGCCGGTGATGAGTGCAGACATGTCTTCCCCGGCGCACCGCATCACGATTACCTATTGCACGCAATGCCAGTGGCTTTTGCGCGCGGCTTGGATGGCGCAGGAACTTCTGTCCACCTTCTCGACAGAGCTTTGCGCAAGCGAGGTCTGCCTGCGCCCACGCAGCGGCGGGATTTTCCAAATCGAGGTCGATGGCGAACTGGTTTGGGATCGCAAACGTGACGGCGGCTTTCCTGACATCAAGACGCTGAAGCAGATCGTACGGGATCATCTCGATCCCGAACGTGATCTTGGGCATATAGATTCCGCTTCCACTCGCCACAGCGACGACACGCCCTAGTTTTCATCACGATTCTGTCGCTGCCGGGATGGACACTTGCCAGCCAGGCAGCAATATGACGGAATGATACACGCATAGCGTGTGTTTGTTTGGAGGGCAGGTGCCCGTATACGCGCCTGACAATGCTGCTATTGAAGCGGGAAGGGACATTGATGTCTGCCATTATAGATTTCCTGAATAACATTCTTTGGGGCTACATCCTCGTTTATGGTCTGCTGGGGGTGGGCCTCTATTTCACCTTCAGGCTGAAACTGATCCAGATCCTGCATTTCGGGGAAATGTTCCGCGTCATCCGCTCGTCGCGGAGTGAGGACAAGGCGGGTATCTCGCCCTTTCAGGCGCTGACTGTCAGTCTTGCCTCACGCGTGGGTACGGGCAATCTCACCGGTGTTGCTGTCGCCCTCAGTCTCGGCGGACCGGGTGCGATCTTCTGGATGTGGATGGTGGCGCTGGTCGGCATGGCCACGGCCTATTCGGAGAGCACACTGGCGCAGCTCTACAAGGTGAAGAACCAGAATGGCCGCTATCGTGGCGGGCCTGCCTTCTATATCGCGCGTGGGCTTCGCGCGCCCTGGGCGGGCGCCTTGTTCTCGGTCTTCCTGATCCTCGCATTCGGCCTGATCTTCAATGCGGTGCAGGCGAACTCGATCGCAGATGCCATGGAGGGCGCTTTCGGTGTTCCGAAAATCGGCGTTGGCGTGGTGATCGCAATTCTCGCGGGGATCGTGATTTTCGGTGGCATCCGCCAGATTGCCCGCGTGGCCGAGGTTCTCGTACCGTTCATGGCGATCCTCTATCTGCTTCTGGCGGTCTATATCCTGATTACCAATATTGGCCAGGTGCCCGGCGTATTGGCCGACATCGTCGGCAGCGCATTCGGTCTGCGGGAAGCTGCAGGCGGAGCGACCGGCGGAGTCATGGCCGCGCTGCTCAATGGCGTGAAGCGCGGCCTGTTCTCCAACGAGGCGGGCATGGGTTCGGCACCCAATATCGCTGCGGTTGCCACGCCAGAGCCGCACCACCCATCCTCGCAAGGCTTTGTGCAGGCGCTGGGCGTGTTCATTGACACGATCCTTGTGTGTACGGCGACAGCGGTGATGATCCTGCTGTCGGGCGCTCTCGTGCCAGGAAACGGTGTTGAAGGTGTACAGCTGACGCAGGATGCGCTTGCCACCCATATCGGGGGAGCAGGGGTCTATTTCATCGCCATCGCGATCTTCTTCTTCGCCTTCACCTCGATCATCGGCAACTATTCTTATGCGGAGAATGCGATGACATTCCTCGGAATGGGCAGCGGTCTGCCGATCGTACTGATGCGCGTGGCCGTGCTTT comes from the Nitratireductor basaltis genome and includes:
- a CDS encoding YebC/PmpR family DNA-binding transcriptional regulator, producing the protein MAGHSQFKNIMHRKGRQDAVRSKMFSKLAREITVAAKAGLPDPAMNPRLRLAIQNAKAQSMPKDNIERAIKKASGSDSENYDEVRYEGYGPGGVAVIVEALTDNRNRSASNIRAAFTKSGGSLGETGSVAFMFDRVGEIIYPASAGDAEKVMEAAIEAGAQDVQSDENGHVIICTFEDIGDVTTALEESLGEAESVKAIWKPQTGTPVDEERAQSILKLIATLEDDDDVQNVYANFEVDDETMAKLSAA
- a CDS encoding alanine/glycine:cation symporter family protein; the encoded protein is MSAIIDFLNNILWGYILVYGLLGVGLYFTFRLKLIQILHFGEMFRVIRSSRSEDKAGISPFQALTVSLASRVGTGNLTGVAVALSLGGPGAIFWMWMVALVGMATAYSESTLAQLYKVKNQNGRYRGGPAFYIARGLRAPWAGALFSVFLILAFGLIFNAVQANSIADAMEGAFGVPKIGVGVVIAILAGIVIFGGIRQIARVAEVLVPFMAILYLLLAVYILITNIGQVPGVLADIVGSAFGLREAAGGATGGVMAALLNGVKRGLFSNEAGMGSAPNIAAVATPEPHHPSSQGFVQALGVFIDTILVCTATAVMILLSGALVPGNGVEGVQLTQDALATHIGGAGVYFIAIAIFFFAFTSIIGNYSYAENAMTFLGMGSGLPIVLMRVAVLLMVLWGAYESVATVFNAADASMGLMATINLIAIVLLSGTVVKLTQDYLKQRKAGELPVFHAADYPELAGKIDHTIWHEKNG
- a CDS encoding SelT/SelW/SelH family protein, with translation MSADMSSPAHRITITYCTQCQWLLRAAWMAQELLSTFSTELCASEVCLRPRSGGIFQIEVDGELVWDRKRDGGFPDIKTLKQIVRDHLDPERDLGHIDSASTRHSDDTP